The following coding sequences are from one Nicotiana tabacum cultivar K326 chromosome 1, ASM71507v2, whole genome shotgun sequence window:
- the LOC107762150 gene encoding AAA-ATPase At5g57480-like — translation MRELWTTLASMMGVWAFSQSLLQTVFPAEVRFASLKFIHRICNWFSAYCYYDITEIDGVNTNELYNAVQLYLSSSASITGNRLSLTRGLNSSSITFGLSNNDSLIDTFNGVKVLWEHVVIPRQAQTFSWRPLPEEKRGFLLRAKKKDKAVVLGSYLDFVMEKANEIRRKNQDRLLYTNSRGGSLDSRGHPWESVPFKHPSTFDTLAMDPHKKAEIMADLLDFANGESFYQTTGRAWKRGYLLYGPPGTGKSSMIAAMANFLGYDIYDLELTEVHTNSELRKLLMKTSSKSIIVIEDIDCSINLTNRKNNSTHSFSPPGAGAGAGSNEDGGNTITLSGLLNFTDGLWSCCGTERIFVFTTNHIEKLDPALLRSGRMDMHIHMSYCSFAALKILLKNYLGYDDDDVEKQLLEQLEQVIEKAEMTPADISEVLIKNRRNKNKAVWELLEALRTRAERNDAVKSSADDEEQEKRALESPKEAKCDEEKESSG, via the coding sequence ATGAGAGAATTGTGGACAACGCTGGCATCAATGATGGGGGTATGGGCTTTCAGTCAAAGCCTCCTTCAAACAGTTTTCCCAGCAGAAGTCCGTTTTGCGTCCCTCAAATTCATCCATCGCATCTGCAACTGGTTCTCTGCCTATTGCTACTATGACATAACGGAGATCGACGGCGTTAATACGAATGAGCTTTACAACGCCGTTCAACTCTACCTGAGCAGCTCTGCCTCCATCACCGGGAATCGCCTCAGTCTCACAAGGGGACTCAATTCCAGCAGCATCACTTTTGGGCTGTCCAATAACGATTCCCTCATTGACACATTCAATGGTGTTAAAGTCCTGTGGGAACACGTGGTCATCCCAAGGCAGGCCCAGACATTTTCATGGCGTCCGCTCCCAGAAGAGAAAAGGGGTTTCCTCCTACGTGCCAAGAAGAAAGACAAAGCAGTGGTGTTGGGCTCTTATCTGGATTTTGTCATGGAAAAGGCAAATGAAATTAGGAGGAAAAACCAAGATCGGTTGCTGTACACGAATTCACGTGGGGGTTCACTTGATTCCAGAGGCCATCCTTGGGAGTCGGTACCCTTTAAACATCCCAGTACTTTTGATACACTTGCTATGGATCCTCACAAAAAGGCTGAGATTATGGCAGATCTTTTGGATTTTGCGAATGGAGAATCTTTTTATCAGACAACTGGGAGGGCTTGGAAAAGGGGTTACCTTCTTTACGGACCACCAGGGACAGGCAAGTCTAGCATGATTGCTGCCATGGCCAATTTTCTTGGTTATGATATTTATGATCTTGAATTAACCGAGGTCCACACTAACTCCGAGCTCAGGAAGTTGTTGATGAAGACGAGTTCTAAATCTATCATTGTCATTGAGGATATTGATTGCTCTATCAATTTGACTAACAGGAAAAATAATAGCACCCATTCATTCTCACCTCCAGGAGCAGGAGCAGGAGCAGGGAGCAATGAAGACGGTGGGAATACTATAACTCTTTCTGGTTTGTTAAATTTTACTGATGGTTTGTGGTCATGTTGTGGCACTGAGAGGATATTTGTGTTCACAACTAATCACATTGAGAAGCTTGATCCTGCACTGTTGAGGAGTGGGAGAATGGACATGCACATTCACATGAGTTATTGCTCTTTTGCCGCACTCAAGATTCTCTTGAAGAATTACTTGGGATACGACGATGATGATGTGGAGAAGCAACTTCTTGAGCAATTAGAGCAAGTAATTGAAAAAGCTGAAATGACACCTGCTGATATAAGTGAGGTGTTAATCAAGAATAGGAGGAATAAAAACAAGGCTGTTTGGGAATTGCTAGAAGCTTTGAGGACAAGGGCTGAGAGGAATGATGCTGTAAAATCAAGTGCGGACGATGAAGAGCAAGAGAAAAGGGCATTAGAGAGTCCTAAAGAAGCAAAGTGTGACGAGGAAAAAGAATCATCAGGATGA